The following is a genomic window from Geminicoccus roseus DSM 18922.
GAGCGCGAGGAGGGCGGGCTGCCGCCGTTCGGCCGGCTGGCCTCCCTGATCCTGTCCGGGCCGCGCCAGCAGGACGTCCAGGCCGCCGCCCGCCACCTGGCCCTGGCGGCCCCGGTGCAGCCCTCGGTGCGGGTCCTGGGCCCGGCGCCGGCGCCGATCGCCCTCTTGCGCGGCCGCTGGCGCGAGCGGCTCCTGGTGCGCGCCAGCCCGGAGATCGACCTGCCCGAATGGCTGCGCGGCTGGCTGGAGCCGGTCCGCCTGCCGTCCTCGGTGATGCTGTCGATCGACGTCGACCCCTACGACTTCCTCTGACCCCCCCGGACCGGGCGGGCGACGCAACCCTCAGGGCGGCTTGCCCGTATCCTCCAGTGCCAAAGCGGCGTCGGGCCGCTTCGGCCAGGAAGGGCGGACGATGACCTCTACCAGCGCCGGTGGACCAGCGGCCGGCCATGGCCATGGCTGAGCCGGACGAAGGCGGTCGGCCGCCGATTGCCGGCTATGCCCTGATCGGCGACTGCCATGGCAGCGCGCTGGTCAGCCAGGACGGCAGCATCGACTGGTGCTGCATGCGCCGCTTCGACGCCGACCCGGTGTTCTTCCGGATCCTGGATGCCCGAAGGGGCGGGTTCTGGAGCGTCGTCCCTGAGGACCTCGTCGGGACCAGCCGCGCCTACCTGCCCGGCACCAACATCCTGCGCACCCTGTTCGCCACCAGGACGGGCCGGCTGTCGGTCACCGACTTCATGCCGGTCGGGCGCAGCCGCGACGCGGGGGTGCACGACTACGCCTCGCTCAGGGCGCCGTGCTGGCTGGTGCGCCGCTTCGAGGTGCTGGAGGGCCGGGTACGCTTCCTCACCAGGGTCCACCCGCGCGGCAGCGACTTCGCGACCACGCCCCTGGAACTGCACCAGGACGGCCAGGCACTGCGGTGCGGCGGGTTCACCCTTTGGTGCGGCGGCACGGCAACGCTTGGCGAGGATGGCGCCGACTTCACGTTCGATCTCGCGGCCGGGCAGGTCGAAACCGCCGTCATGACCGAGGCGGAGCCTCTGGCCGATCCACGCCGGCACGGCGATCTGCTGTTCGGGATCACCCGGAGCTTCTGGGAGGAATGGAGCGCGTACAACCGCTATCGCGGCGAGCATGCCGAGGTTGTCCGGCGTAGCGCTCTGGCGCTGAAGCTTCTGACCTATGCCCCGACCGGCGCGGTGGTGGCGGCGCCGACCACCTCCCTGCCCGAGCAGATCGGTGGCGGGCGCAACTGGGACTATCGCTACTGCTGGCTGCGTGATTCGAGCTTCACCCTCTATGCGCTGGGGGTGCTGGGCTATTCCGGCGAGGCGGCCAGCTTCGCGGATTTCCTCGCCCGTCGCTGCCTGCGCGAGGGCGAGGCCCCGCAAATCATGTACTCGGTCGACGGCGAGGCGAACCTGCCGGAGCGGCGGCTGGACCAGCTGGCGGGCCATGCCGGCAGCCGGCCGGTGCGGACCGGCAACGGCGCCTTCGACCAGGTCCAGCTCGACGTGCATGGCGAGGTGCTGGACTGGGCCCTGCTGCGGCGCACCCTGGGCAGCCGGCTCGGCCGCGACGAGGCCAGCCTGCTGCGCGCCTCGGCCGACCATGTCTGCCGGATCTGGCGGGAGCCGGACCAGGGCATCTGGGAGGCGCGGGGCGGCCCGCGCCAGTTCACCCATGGCAAGGCGATGGCCTGGGTGGCGCTCGACCGGGCCCGCAGGCTGTTCGGCGACGAGCCGGTCTGGTGCCGGGAGCAGGCGGCCATCCTGGAGGCCATCCTGGGCGAGGCGCTGACCGGCGATCCGCCATACCTGGCCCGCGAGCTGGGCGGGACGGACAGCGACGCCGCCCTCCTGCAGCTTCCCCTGCTGGGCCTGCCGATCCCGCTGCCGGTGCTGGACGCCACGATCCGGCGCATCGAGCGGGACCTGGGCGATGGCGATCTGATCTACCGCTACCGCGGCGACGACGGCCTTGATGGTGGCGAGGGCGCCTTCTTCATCACCAGCTTCTGGCTGGTCGACGCCATGCTGGTCACCGGCCGCGCCGCCGAAGCCCGGGCGCTGTTCGGGCACCTGCTCGCAAGGGCCAACGATGTCGGCCTCTACGCCGAGCAGGTCGACCCCCAGACCGGTGCCCATCTCGGCAATTTCCCGCAGGCCTTCACCCATCTGGCGCTGATCTCCAGCGCCACCCTGCTCCATCTCCACGACCTGGCCGGACCTGAGGCCCTGGCCGGCACCCATGCCGACCGCGCCCGCCGCCTCGTGGGGGCCACCAAAGGGGCGAAGGCCCTGTTCTACGCCCTGTGGCGCAACCGCGGCGTCCGCCTGCTCCGCTCGACCGCCTCGGTCCTCGACCTGGACCCGGGCAACCAGGCCTAGGGGCTGTTCGGCCGCGCTGCATGCAACCCGCTCCCGCCGCCGCCCGTTTCATGGGCTCGTGATCCAGCAGCTCCCAGTCTCAGGAAACGTTATGAACAACGAGGTGGTCCTGATCACCGGCGGCAGCGGCTTCGTCGGCAGCGGCATCGTCGCCCGGCTGGAACCGCGCTACCGGGTCGTGGTCCTGGACCGGCACCCGCCGGAAGGTGCGGCGCCCGGCGTCGAGTTCGAGAAGATCGACCTCACCGCCAAGGACAGCCTGGACGAGGCGCTGGCCAGGGTCGCCGGGCGGCACGGGCCCCGGATCGCCTCGGTGATCCACCTGGCGGCGTTCTTCGACGAGACCGGCAAGCCCAACCCGAAATACCGGGAGATCACCGTCGAGGGCACACGGCGCCTGCTGGATGCCCTGGAGCCCTACGAGGTCGATCAGTTCGTGTTCGCCAGCACCATGCTGGTGCACCGGGCCGGCCAGCCCGGCGAGACGGTGGACGAGACCACCCCGCTCGACCCGAAATTTCCCTACCGCGCCTCCAAGGTCGAGACAGAGCGGCTGATCCACGAGCGGCACGGCGAGCGGAAGGTGGTCAATCTCCGCCCGGCCGGCATCTACGACGATGGCGGCCACAACCCGTTCCTGGCCCACCAGATCGCAAGGATCTACGAGCGCCGCCTGGAGGGCCGCGTCTATCCGGGCGACCTCGCCACCGGCCAGTCCTTCCTGCACCGGGACGACCTGGCCGAGGCCGTGGCCCGGCTGGTCGAGCGTCGCGCCGCGCTGCCGCCCGAACTGCCGCTGCTGCTGGGCGAGCCGGACGTGATGCCGTTCGGCGAGCTGCAGGAGGAGATTGGCCGCCTGGTCCACGGCGACGCCTGGCAGACCTGGCAGGTGCCCAAGCCGCTCGCCAAGGCCGGCTCCTGGGTCCAGGCCGAAATCCTGGACGACGACCCGTTCATCCGGCCCTACATGGTCGAGATGGCCGACGACCATTACCGGCTGGACATCGGCCGGGCGCGCGACCTGCTGGGCTGGGAGCCCCGTCACCGCCTGCGCGACATGCTGCCGGCGATGATCGCAGGCCTGAAGGCCGATCCGCCGGCCTGGTATCGCGCCAACCGCCTGAACGCCCATGCGGTGGCCGGCACCGCGCCGAAGGAGGAGGGGGATCAGGGCGGCATGGACCACGAGCACCACCAGCAGCACATGGCCAAGATGGAGGCCATGGCGAGCCGGCTGATGTGGTGCCACTTCACCGTAATCGGTCTGGGCGCCTGGCTGCTCACCAGCCCCTTCCAGTTCGGCCTGTTCGATCCGGCCGGCTTCCAGCCGGTGCGCGACGTCACCGCCGAGCGCGGGCTTTGGGACGTCGCCACCCGCGCCGCGCTGAACGGCTGGAGCGACGTGCTCGCCGGCCTGCTCCTGATGACGTTCGGGGCGATGTCGCTCACCCGGCGCTTTGCCTGGGCGCCCTGGGGCACCACCGGCGTCGGCCTGTGGCTGCTGTTCGCCCCGCTGCTGGTCTGGTCGCCCAGCGGTGCTGCCTATGCCAACGACATGATCGTCGGCGCGTTCGCCATCGCCCTGTCGGTGCTGGTCCCGATGATGCCCGGGATGAGCCATGAGGGCATGATGGACGAGAACGACGTGCCGCCCGGCTGGTCCTACTCGCCCTCGTCCTGGGTGCAGCGCCTGCCGATCATCGCGCTGGGCTTCTTCGGCTTCCTGATCGCCCGCCAGCTGGCCGCCTACCAGCTGGGCTACACCGACCACATCGTCGAGCCGTTCTTTGCCGGCGTCGGGGGCCGCAACGGCTCGGAGCACATCGTCACCTCCGACGTCTCCCGCGCCTGGCCAATCGCCGATGGCGGGCTCGGCGCCAGCAGCTACCTGATCGAGGCGCTGATGGGCGCCATGGGCTCGTCCAAGCGCTGGCGGACCATGCCCTGGATGGTGACCTTCTTCTTCATCCTGGTGGTGCCGCTGGGCGGGGTGTCGATCTTCTTCATCGTCATCCAGCCGATCATGATCGGCACCTACTGCACCCTCTGCCTGGTCGCCGCCGCCGCCATGCTGGCGATGATCCCGCTGACCCTGGACGAGGTGGTGGCGATGACCCAGTACATGCTGCGCAGCCGCCGCGCCGGCAGGCCGTTCTGGCGCACCTTCTTCCAGGGCGGCCCGGACATCGGCGGCGCCGTCGAGAAGGGCGTCGGCTTCGACCGGCCGCTCGGCCGGCAGGCGCTGGATTCGGTGCGCGGCGTCACCCTGCCCTGGACGCTCGCGGCCAGCTGCGCGGTCGGCGCCTGGCTGATGTTCAGCCGGCTGGTGTTCGGCGCCGAGGGGCTGCTCGCGGACAGCGACCATCTGGTGGGCGCCATGATCATCACCGTGGCGGTATGCGCCATGGCCGAGGTGGTCCGGCCGCTGCGCTTCCTGAACCTGGTCCTCGGCGCCTGGCTGGTCGCGGTGCCCTGGC
Proteins encoded in this region:
- a CDS encoding NAD-dependent epimerase/dehydratase family protein, yielding MNNEVVLITGGSGFVGSGIVARLEPRYRVVVLDRHPPEGAAPGVEFEKIDLTAKDSLDEALARVAGRHGPRIASVIHLAAFFDETGKPNPKYREITVEGTRRLLDALEPYEVDQFVFASTMLVHRAGQPGETVDETTPLDPKFPYRASKVETERLIHERHGERKVVNLRPAGIYDDGGHNPFLAHQIARIYERRLEGRVYPGDLATGQSFLHRDDLAEAVARLVERRAALPPELPLLLGEPDVMPFGELQEEIGRLVHGDAWQTWQVPKPLAKAGSWVQAEILDDDPFIRPYMVEMADDHYRLDIGRARDLLGWEPRHRLRDMLPAMIAGLKADPPAWYRANRLNAHAVAGTAPKEEGDQGGMDHEHHQQHMAKMEAMASRLMWCHFTVIGLGAWLLTSPFQFGLFDPAGFQPVRDVTAERGLWDVATRAALNGWSDVLAGLLLMTFGAMSLTRRFAWAPWGTTGVGLWLLFAPLLVWSPSGAAYANDMIVGAFAIALSVLVPMMPGMSHEGMMDENDVPPGWSYSPSSWVQRLPIIALGFFGFLIARQLAAYQLGYTDHIVEPFFAGVGGRNGSEHIVTSDVSRAWPIADGGLGASSYLIEALMGAMGSSKRWRTMPWMVTFFFILVVPLGGVSIFFIVIQPIMIGTYCTLCLVAAAAMLAMIPLTLDEVVAMTQYMLRSRRAGRPFWRTFFQGGPDIGGAVEKGVGFDRPLGRQALDSVRGVTLPWTLAASCAVGAWLMFSRLVFGAEGLLADSDHLVGAMIITVAVCAMAEVVRPLRFLNLVLGAWLVAVPWLLDGVGAAAAANEVACGLLVIGLSLPRGRRSDAHYGAADRWVF
- a CDS encoding glycoside hydrolase family 15 protein translates to MAMAEPDEGGRPPIAGYALIGDCHGSALVSQDGSIDWCCMRRFDADPVFFRILDARRGGFWSVVPEDLVGTSRAYLPGTNILRTLFATRTGRLSVTDFMPVGRSRDAGVHDYASLRAPCWLVRRFEVLEGRVRFLTRVHPRGSDFATTPLELHQDGQALRCGGFTLWCGGTATLGEDGADFTFDLAAGQVETAVMTEAEPLADPRRHGDLLFGITRSFWEEWSAYNRYRGEHAEVVRRSALALKLLTYAPTGAVVAAPTTSLPEQIGGGRNWDYRYCWLRDSSFTLYALGVLGYSGEAASFADFLARRCLREGEAPQIMYSVDGEANLPERRLDQLAGHAGSRPVRTGNGAFDQVQLDVHGEVLDWALLRRTLGSRLGRDEASLLRASADHVCRIWREPDQGIWEARGGPRQFTHGKAMAWVALDRARRLFGDEPVWCREQAAILEAILGEALTGDPPYLARELGGTDSDAALLQLPLLGLPIPLPVLDATIRRIERDLGDGDLIYRYRGDDGLDGGEGAFFITSFWLVDAMLVTGRAAEARALFGHLLARANDVGLYAEQVDPQTGAHLGNFPQAFTHLALISSATLLHLHDLAGPEALAGTHADRARRLVGATKGAKALFYALWRNRGVRLLRSTASVLDLDPGNQA